The Corynebacterium renale genome includes a region encoding these proteins:
- a CDS encoding DUF3017 domain-containing protein, which translates to MPNSPYKATHEEALANPHSVDQRPSLLPEWAQKLLVVLFVVMVAASGVWAVTEHWRRATTMLGVAMLWLAAARGVCDDRYVGLFSVRSRRFDVAFCTLVGAALTFLGVSVDALGS; encoded by the coding sequence GTGCCGAACAGTCCCTATAAAGCAACACACGAAGAGGCGCTGGCCAACCCGCATTCGGTAGACCAGCGCCCTTCACTCCTGCCCGAGTGGGCGCAAAAGCTGCTGGTAGTGCTGTTCGTTGTGATGGTTGCCGCGTCCGGCGTGTGGGCTGTAACCGAGCACTGGCGCCGCGCTACCACCATGCTGGGCGTGGCCATGCTCTGGCTGGCGGCCGCTCGGGGAGTGTGCGACGACCGCTACGTGGGGCTTTTCTCTGTCCGGTCGCGCAGATTCGATGTTGCTTTCTGCACGTTAGTGGGGGCGGCCCTTACATTCCTGGGCGTATCGGTGGATGCGCTGGGAAGCTAA
- the metX gene encoding homoserine O-acetyltransferase MetX yields MYPPLAPAGQLAEVPIGDVRTEAGAIIPNVTVAYQRWGRYRVNEDGTNNVLLVEHALTGDSNAADWWGDLIGAGKALDTDHWCVICTNVLGGCKGTTGPSSVAPDGQPWGSRFPAISVRDQVSTEKQFLDALGITRVAAVIGGSMGGARTLEWAYMYPGVVGAACVIAVSARASAWQIGIQGAQIRAITGDHNWAGGDYYGGPAPVTGLSTARRIAHLTYRGEQEIDERFGTAPQRGENPLGPYRDPAQRFAVESYLDYQAAKLVERFDAGSYVVLTEALNRHDIGRDRGGLNRALADISVPVQVAGVDTDILYPYHQQEHLSRNLGNLIGMAKIVSPIGHDAFLAETRQMDRIVRAFVQFLDPEAVDSKGVIEYYI; encoded by the coding sequence ATGTATCCTCCCCTTGCTCCCGCAGGTCAGCTGGCCGAAGTTCCCATCGGGGACGTCCGCACAGAGGCCGGCGCCATCATCCCCAACGTGACCGTCGCATACCAGCGTTGGGGGCGTTACCGCGTCAACGAAGACGGCACGAACAACGTGCTCCTCGTCGAACACGCACTGACCGGCGACTCCAACGCCGCCGACTGGTGGGGCGACCTCATCGGCGCAGGCAAGGCCCTGGATACCGACCACTGGTGCGTCATCTGCACCAACGTGCTCGGCGGGTGCAAGGGCACAACCGGGCCGTCGTCGGTGGCACCGGATGGGCAGCCGTGGGGATCCCGGTTCCCCGCGATTTCCGTCCGCGACCAAGTGTCCACCGAAAAGCAGTTCCTCGACGCCTTGGGCATCACACGCGTGGCGGCTGTTATCGGCGGCTCCATGGGCGGGGCTCGCACCCTGGAATGGGCGTACATGTACCCGGGTGTCGTCGGCGCGGCGTGCGTGATTGCGGTCTCGGCTCGGGCGTCCGCTTGGCAGATCGGCATCCAGGGCGCCCAAATCCGCGCGATCACCGGCGACCACAACTGGGCTGGCGGAGACTACTACGGTGGGCCCGCCCCCGTCACTGGCTTATCGACGGCCCGACGCATCGCCCACCTCACCTACCGAGGTGAACAAGAAATTGATGAACGCTTCGGCACCGCACCCCAGCGCGGCGAAAACCCGCTAGGCCCCTACCGCGACCCGGCACAACGCTTCGCAGTGGAGAGCTACCTGGACTACCAGGCGGCCAAACTTGTAGAACGCTTCGACGCCGGATCCTACGTGGTCCTCACCGAAGCATTGAACCGCCACGACATAGGCCGCGACCGCGGCGGGCTCAACCGGGCGCTGGCCGACATTTCGGTGCCAGTGCAGGTAGCTGGCGTGGATACCGACATCCTGTACCCCTACCACCAGCAGGAACACCTTTCCCGCAACCTAGGCAACCTGATCGGTATGGCTAAGATCGTCTCCCCCATCGGACACGACGCCTTCTTAGCAGAAACTCGGCAGATGGACCGCATCGTGCGCGCCTTTGTGCAGTTCTTGGATCCGGAGGCCGTCGACAGTAAAGGCGTGATTGAATACTATATCTAG
- a CDS encoding tRNA (cytidine(34)-2'-O)-methyltransferase yields the protein MTGAPFHIVFDNPVIAGNTGNAIRLAANTGAHLHLVEPLGFNFDDKHLKRAGLDYHDLADVTIHKDIDALFESLPGARVFAFTTQASTGFHTVAYQPGDVLLFGTEPTGLPAEHVAHPRITDQVRIPMLPARRSMNLSNCAAIATFEAWRQLGYPDAV from the coding sequence ATGACTGGTGCCCCTTTTCACATTGTTTTCGATAATCCCGTCATTGCCGGTAACACTGGTAACGCGATCCGGCTGGCGGCGAACACTGGCGCACACCTGCACCTCGTGGAACCGCTGGGCTTCAATTTCGACGATAAGCACCTCAAACGCGCCGGCCTGGACTACCATGACCTCGCCGACGTGACCATCCACAAAGACATCGACGCCCTATTCGAGTCCCTGCCCGGCGCGCGCGTCTTCGCGTTCACCACGCAGGCCAGCACCGGTTTCCACACCGTGGCCTACCAACCTGGCGACGTCCTGCTCTTCGGCACCGAACCCACCGGCTTGCCTGCGGAGCACGTGGCGCATCCGCGGATTACGGACCAGGTGCGCATCCCGATGCTGCCCGCCCGCCGTTCCATGAACCTGTCCAACTGTGCGGCGATCGCCACCTTCGAGGCGTGGCGCCAACTGGGCTACCCGGACGCCGTATGA
- a CDS encoding bifunctional methylenetetrahydrofolate dehydrogenase/methenyltetrahydrofolate cyclohydrolase, with protein MTATKLDGKLFRAELIDDLTARVAKLKEHGITPGLATVLVGDDPGSQNYVRMKHKDCEQVGIKSIRKDLPENTTQEELNAVIDELNADPACTGYIVQLPLPKHLDENAVLERIDPAKDADGLHPVNLGKLVLNEPAPLPCTPNGSIALLRRFGVEINGAKVVVIGRGITVGRPIGLMLTRRSENATVTLCHTGTKDLAAETRQADIIVAASGVPHMLTPDMIKEGVAILDVGVSRVDGKTTGDVHPDCWEKAGYISPNPGGVGPMTRTFLLENIVARAEQSL; from the coding sequence GTGACTGCGACTAAACTAGACGGCAAACTTTTCCGCGCTGAGCTTATCGACGACCTCACGGCCCGCGTCGCAAAGCTAAAAGAACACGGCATCACCCCCGGCCTTGCCACCGTGCTGGTGGGCGACGACCCCGGTAGCCAAAACTACGTGCGCATGAAGCACAAGGACTGCGAGCAAGTAGGCATCAAATCCATCCGCAAGGACCTCCCTGAGAACACCACCCAGGAGGAACTCAACGCGGTTATCGACGAACTCAACGCCGACCCCGCCTGCACCGGCTACATCGTGCAGCTGCCACTGCCCAAGCATCTCGACGAAAACGCCGTCCTCGAACGCATCGACCCTGCCAAGGACGCCGACGGCCTGCACCCCGTCAACCTGGGCAAACTGGTCCTGAACGAGCCAGCCCCGCTGCCGTGCACCCCGAACGGTTCGATTGCGCTGCTGCGTCGCTTCGGCGTGGAAATCAACGGCGCAAAGGTTGTGGTGATCGGGCGCGGTATTACCGTGGGCCGCCCCATCGGCCTGATGCTGACCCGCCGCTCAGAAAACGCCACTGTCACCCTGTGCCACACCGGCACCAAGGACCTGGCCGCTGAAACCCGCCAGGCGGACATTATCGTGGCAGCATCTGGCGTGCCACACATGCTCACCCCAGACATGATCAAGGAAGGCGTGGCAATCCTCGACGTTGGCGTTTCCCGCGTTGACGGCAAAACCACCGGCGACGTCCACCCCGACTGCTGGGAAAAGGCCGGCTACATTTCCCCGAACCCGGGCGGTGTGGGCCCCATGACCCGCACCTTCCTGCTGGAGAACATCGTCGCCCGTGCCGAACAGTCCCTATAA